One Cryptomeria japonica chromosome 9, Sugi_1.0, whole genome shotgun sequence genomic window carries:
- the LOC131079697 gene encoding B3 domain-containing protein Os05g0481400 isoform X2, which produces MENDGCACSTCSIVCIARHPPLLFNSNGLSFFKVMTGEFTSFLFAGEMQDGVCRDAHLIGLNGRLWPTKLCVNNGLANFRNGWEKFVSDNCLNDGEIVVFRHVTRTDFVVQIFRANGYEKPCAKEEIPTGVCNHGGKSCACLEIIHIEEENNETSRIITATEEQDTELELACNPAAVKNSAEPALVLEMEHRVYRLQTPCKEKKTKRKKVQKAQNSSCTARKRNVKKVQESQNALTLTKKEISSKSFLAEVMNLVITENPKFGKSISDSSVRDGYRLSIPKDFGRQWLQNQHDVVLHSHELSESWVARLHSYTNYYGFASEWRDFALEHNLKEKDACVFELVDKKRRIFKVHVFRWEDFQRQKLLKR; this is translated from the exons ATGGAGAATGATGGGTGTGCATGCAGTACATGCTCTATTGTCTGTATAGCTCGCCACCCTCCTTTGCTTTTCAATTCGAATGGGTTGTCTTTCTTCAAGGTTATGACGGGCGAGTTTACCTCTTTTTTG TTTGCAGGTGAAATGCAGGATGGGGTCTGCAGAGATGCCCATCTTATCGGACTAAATGGCCGCTTGTGGCCCACAAAACTATGTGTTAATAATGGCCTTGCAAATTTCAGAAATGGTTGGGAAAAGTTTGTTTCTGATAACTGTCTGAATGATGGAGAAATTGTTGTTTTCAGACATGTCACTCGTACTGATTTTGTCGTGCAAATTTTTAGAGCCAATGGCTATGAAAAACCGTGTGCTAAAGAGGAAATTCCTACCGGGGTTTGCAATCATGGGGGGAAATCATGTGCTTGTCTCGAAATTATTCATATTGAGGAGGAGAACAATGAAACCAGTAGGATTATAACTGCCACAGAGGAACAAGACACAGAGCTAGAGCTGGCATGCAATCCTGCAGCGGTGAAAAATTCGGCAGAGCCCG CTCTTGTACTTGAAATGGAACACAGAGTTTATCGGTTACAGACCCCTTGCAAAGAAAAGAAAACCAAGCGTAAGAAAGTTCAGAAAGCACAAAATTCCTCTTGCACGGCAAGAAAAAGGAATGTGAAGAAAGTTCAGGAATCACAAAATGCTCTTACTCTAACCAAAAAAGAAATTAGCTCCAAAAGTTTTCTTGCAGAAGTTATGAATCTGGTCATAACAGAGAATCCAAAGTTTGGGAAGAGTATATCTGATAGTTCAGTTAGGGATGGATACAGACTT AGCATCCCAAAAGATTTTGGTAGACAGTGGTTGCAGAATCAACATGATGTAGTACTGCATAGCCACGAACTTTCTGAATCATGGGTGGCGAGGCTACACTCCTATACTAACTATTACGGGTTTGCATCAGAATGGCGAGATTTTGCTTTGGAACACAATCTGAAGGAAAAAGATGCTTGTGTTTTTGAGTTGGTAGACAAGAAGCGTCGCATTTTCAAGGTGCATGTGTTTAGGTGGGAGGACTTCCAAAGACAAAAGCTGCTGAAAAGGTGA
- the LOC131079697 gene encoding B3 domain-containing protein Os11g0197600 isoform X1, which translates to MENDGCACSTCSIVCIARHPPLLFNSNGLSFFKVMTGEFTSFLEIPWKFAGEMQDGVCRDAHLIGLNGRLWPTKLCVNNGLANFRNGWEKFVSDNCLNDGEIVVFRHVTRTDFVVQIFRANGYEKPCAKEEIPTGVCNHGGKSCACLEIIHIEEENNETSRIITATEEQDTELELACNPAAVKNSAEPALVLEMEHRVYRLQTPCKEKKTKRKKVQKAQNSSCTARKRNVKKVQESQNALTLTKKEISSKSFLAEVMNLVITENPKFGKSISDSSVRDGYRLSIPKDFGRQWLQNQHDVVLHSHELSESWVARLHSYTNYYGFASEWRDFALEHNLKEKDACVFELVDKKRRIFKVHVFRWEDFQRQKLLKR; encoded by the exons ATGGAGAATGATGGGTGTGCATGCAGTACATGCTCTATTGTCTGTATAGCTCGCCACCCTCCTTTGCTTTTCAATTCGAATGGGTTGTCTTTCTTCAAGGTTATGACGGGCGAGTTTACCTCTTTTTTG GAAATCCCATGGAAGTTTGCAGGTGAAATGCAGGATGGGGTCTGCAGAGATGCCCATCTTATCGGACTAAATGGCCGCTTGTGGCCCACAAAACTATGTGTTAATAATGGCCTTGCAAATTTCAGAAATGGTTGGGAAAAGTTTGTTTCTGATAACTGTCTGAATGATGGAGAAATTGTTGTTTTCAGACATGTCACTCGTACTGATTTTGTCGTGCAAATTTTTAGAGCCAATGGCTATGAAAAACCGTGTGCTAAAGAGGAAATTCCTACCGGGGTTTGCAATCATGGGGGGAAATCATGTGCTTGTCTCGAAATTATTCATATTGAGGAGGAGAACAATGAAACCAGTAGGATTATAACTGCCACAGAGGAACAAGACACAGAGCTAGAGCTGGCATGCAATCCTGCAGCGGTGAAAAATTCGGCAGAGCCCG CTCTTGTACTTGAAATGGAACACAGAGTTTATCGGTTACAGACCCCTTGCAAAGAAAAGAAAACCAAGCGTAAGAAAGTTCAGAAAGCACAAAATTCCTCTTGCACGGCAAGAAAAAGGAATGTGAAGAAAGTTCAGGAATCACAAAATGCTCTTACTCTAACCAAAAAAGAAATTAGCTCCAAAAGTTTTCTTGCAGAAGTTATGAATCTGGTCATAACAGAGAATCCAAAGTTTGGGAAGAGTATATCTGATAGTTCAGTTAGGGATGGATACAGACTT AGCATCCCAAAAGATTTTGGTAGACAGTGGTTGCAGAATCAACATGATGTAGTACTGCATAGCCACGAACTTTCTGAATCATGGGTGGCGAGGCTACACTCCTATACTAACTATTACGGGTTTGCATCAGAATGGCGAGATTTTGCTTTGGAACACAATCTGAAGGAAAAAGATGCTTGTGTTTTTGAGTTGGTAGACAAGAAGCGTCGCATTTTCAAGGTGCATGTGTTTAGGTGGGAGGACTTCCAAAGACAAAAGCTGCTGAAAAGGTGA